CAGTCGGTTCGGGCTTACGGCGAACTGACTCAAGAGACCCGCGGTTTGGTCCTGAATTGGGGGGATGAGTGTCTTGGCGAGCCGGTTCGCGCGGTCCTTGCGAGCGAAGACGGTTCGTTTGCGGAGGAGGCCGACGTTCGCGTAACCGGGGAACTCCTTGTAGGTAACGCGGGCTGGTCTTTATCCGGAGGCCTGGTATCGCGGAGCGGGGAGCCGTCCTTGGTGGCGGAGGTCCTCGACGTCGAAGGGGAAGTCGTAGCGTCGCTCGCGTTGGCGCTTCTGGAACGTGACGAATCACAGATTCGGGTTCAGGGGACGGTGAACTGGCGCTAGCGGCAACGAGGCCGCAGAGTGAAGCACTCTGCGGCCTCGTGATGGGTACGATGCTCCTGCCTTAGGATGCGCGGAGGAGCGTCGACCTGCCCCTACCGACGGCGGCGACGGCGGGCAGCCACAACGAGCATGCCACCGAACACGAGCAGGCTCGTCGGGGGGGCCTGGCTCCTGGACGAGCCTGGCGTACTGCAAGAGCAGCCACCATCGTCGTCCGAACCGTCGTCGTCACCGTCCGCATCGCCGCCAGCGCCGCCGTCACCCCCGCTTCCACCGGCGCCCGTGGTCGTCGTCGGCCCGCCGCCGCCCACGCCGCTCGTGTCGGTGCCATCACCTTCGACGATGATGACATAAGGGCTCTCGTCAGGATCATCGTTACCGATGCTGACCTCGAAGCTGAACGGCCCCGCGGCCGTCGGCGTGTAGCTGACGGCAAACGTGGTCGTTTCGGTCGGAGCAAGCACACCCATGGGCGCCACCGTCAGAGCCGCCGTAGTGTTGGCAGCGTTGAGAACGTTGATCCCCTGCAGGTTGAGGTCGATGTTCCCTGTGTTAACGATGGTGTACACGAGTTCCTGGGCCATCTCGACAGGCTGGTCTCCCTGACCGTCGGTGGATCCGCTCGCGATTTCGGTTCCGGCTGGTCGTTCCACGCTAATGTCGGGCGCGGGCGTCGTGGCGGTTCCGCTGATGGTGATCGTGTAGGACGAGCCCGTCAACGACGGTCCGTTCGTAGGCACGGTCAGGTCAAAGCTGAACGCGCCTAGCGCGGGCTCGAAGTCGACTACCAGTGTCTCCATCGCGCCGTTGGGCACCGTCAGATTCGCCGGTTGTGTGACCGTCACGTTGGAAACACCCATTTCGTTTGCCACAGTAAACCCGCCCGCGTCGAGGACAAGGTCGAGGTCGCCGCCATTGGCCACATTATAGGTCACCGATTGGGGCAAAGCAGGAATGCTCCCTTGAGCATCCGTGTCACCGTCCAAGAAAACGGTCGCACTGCGTTCGAGGACGAGCTCCGGCGGGAAGCCGACCTGGATTCGGTCGAAGTACATCCCGTCGGCGGGAATCGCCGTTTCATCGTTTCCCTGCCACCGGATCACGATGTTGTCGGTGTAATCGAGGCTCGCAGCATTGAGGACGTCGAAAAGATCGATGAAGTCTTCGTTCCAAACCTCATCGTTACCCGAGTTTTTCTCGAAGTGATAGACGGACCCGAGGTAGCTGCTGCCTCCATCGAGGGACAGAAATACGTTCTCCTCGGGGTCGTTTTCGTCGCCCGTGTGCGACCAACGGAAACCGACCCAGATGTGCTCGTTGTTGGCGACGGAGAACGCCGACATGTCGAAGGCGTACTGGAACGCTTGGCCGGCGAGGCTGTCGTAGTCGAGTTGAAGAAAGCTGGTGCCCGAGACGGGAAGCAGATTCCCCTGGCTGGTCACGAGCGTGATGAAGCCGTCGTTCCCGTAGTCGGTGGGGTTCCCGACAGGTCCAACTTCGTTGGCTGTTTGGAGCTTGGTTCCCTCGCCGTCCAAGCCGGTAAAGCTCGGGTCGAAAACGCTGAAGTCGTCTTCGAACGGGAAGGTGCTGATCACCGGATTGAGGGTGACCGTGTCCGCGGTGTACGGGGCACTGAGGGTCGTCGTCGGGGTTCCAGCAAATACGATGTCGGTGTTCGCCGCCACGCTGGCGACGATGGTGTTGCCCGGCATGGCGTTGACGGCCAATTCGGCGACGATGAAAAAGCGCTGCGTGTCAAAAGAGGGCAAGGCCGTTCCGCCGGTGCTGAGGGTCGCGCTTCCGCCACTCTGAGCAATCATCGCGGCGAGCTGGGTGTCGACGCTGATGTCGAAGAACCCGTCGCCATCGTCGGCAAAGAGATGCCAGAAGATGTCGGCATCCATGATGCTTCCGGCGTTGGTTACGGTAATGCTGTCGAGCGTCACAGGTCCAAGCGGCTGATCGAAGTCGAGGACGAGCACCGGAAACGGGCCGTGGGTTTCATGCAGCCCGTTGATGGTGGGAAGCGTCTCCGCCACCACCTGAGTGACGACGGATTCTGCCGGGAAGATGCCGGCCGCTTCGGCGACCACAAAA
This genomic window from Planctomycetota bacterium contains:
- a CDS encoding MYXO-CTERM sorting domain-containing protein, with translation TPGENWYNDASASGLNTDNNDAWTGSSSGYFTASHSLAAIAGETSVLLRIAFGSDGSGIDEGVAIDNFVVAEAAGIFPAESVVTQVVAETLPTINGLHETHGPFPVLVLDFDQPLGPVTLDSITVTNAGSIMDADIFWHLFADDGDGFFDISVDTQLAAMIAQSGGSATLSTGGTALPSFDTQRFFIVAELAVNAMPGNTIVASVAANTDIVFAGTPTTTLSAPYTADTVTLNPVISTFPFEDDFSVFDPSFTGLDGEGTKLQTANEVGPVGNPTDYGNDGFITLVTSQGNLLPVSGTSFLQLDYDSLAGQAFQYAFDMSAFSVANNEHIWVGFRWSHTGDENDPEENVFLSLDGGSSYLGSVYHFEKNSGNDEVWNEDFIDLFDVLNAASLDYTDNIVIRWQGNDETAIPADGMYFDRIQVGFPPELVLERSATVFLDGDTDAQGSIPALPQSVTYNVANGGDLDLVLDAGGFTVANEMGVSNVTVTQPANLTVPNGAMETLVVDFEPALGAFSFDLTVPTNGPSLTGSSYTITISGTATTPAPDISVERPAGTEIASGSTDGQGDQPVEMAQELVYTIVNTGNIDLNLQGINVLNAANTTAALTVAPMGVLAPTETTTFAVSYTPTAAGPFSFEVSIGNDDPDESPYVIIVEGDGTDTSGVGGGGPTTTTGAGGSGGDGGAGGDADGDDDGSDDDGGCSCSTPGSSRSQAPPTSLLVFGGMLVVAARRRRRR